One Portunus trituberculatus isolate SZX2019 chromosome 7, ASM1759143v1, whole genome shotgun sequence genomic window carries:
- the LOC123498084 gene encoding uncharacterized protein LOC123498084 yields MDIALAVAEESNLKELLWESALIKKVKEHPQLYDFNHKDYKEALRSNHTWISVAEQLGMPGRWKICKEKWRALRDTYVRKRKGFLMGKDRASNGRTAKVTVTNDESSPPHKKVKEAGIIFEDVSIKREEEEEESVRVSKRARLSNNLSTMQEGNMRNSALENFDAELSHETDPLSFTVRRADHKGRILVGR; encoded by the exons ATGGATATCGCACTGGCTGTGGCTGAGGAGTCCAACTTAAAGGAGCTGCTGTGGGAGAGTGCTCTcattaaaaaagtgaaggagcatCCACAGCTTTATGACTTCAACCACAAGGACTATAAAGAGGCTCTAAGGAGCAACCATACGTGGATCTCTGTCGCTGAGCAGCTGGGAATGCCTGGCCGCTGGAAGATCTGCAAGGAAAAGTGGCGCGCTCTCCGAGATACGtatgtgaggaaaagaaagggtttCCTGATGGGAAAGGACAGAG CATCCAATGGAAGGACAGCTAAAGTGACAGTGACTAACGATGAGTCATCACCGccacacaaaaaagtaaaagaagccGGGATAATCTTTGAAGATGTCAGTatcaagagagaagaggaagaagaggagagtgtgAGGGTATCTAAAAGAGCTCGCCTCTCTAACAACCTCTCCACCATGCAGGAAGGAAATATGAG GAATTCTGCATTGGAAAACTTTGATGCAGAACTGTCGCACGAGACAgaccctctttccttcactgtaaGACGGGCAGACCATAAAGGAAGAATTTTAGTGGGGAGATGA